The Streptomyces sp. NBC_00483 genome contains the following window.
CGAGCCGTGGGTCGGGACGGACAGCGGTTCCGGCGAAGACCTGCACGGCGTCGTCGACCACCTCGTACGGCTCCTGCTGGAGCAGCGCGAGGCGGCCCGTGCCCGCAAGGACTGGGCCACCGCCGACGCCATCCGCGACCGGCTCAAGCAGTCCGGACTGACCATCGAGGACAGCCCCTCGGGGCCGCGCTGGACGCTCGGCTGACAGAGGCTGAGCAGCCGAATGTGCTGCCCGGCGCTTCGGGCGGCACACTTCATAGACGTACGCACACATCCGTAGACGTAGACGTAAGAGACAGGTAGGTCATGGCCGCCAACAGCAACCGCCGCATGTCCGGCAAGAAGGGCGCGCAGGTAGGCAGCGGTGGCAATCGGCGCCGCGGCCTCGAGGGCAAGGGCCCCACGCCGCCCGCCGAGATGCGCAAGGGGCACGCCAAGCAGCGTGCCGCCAACGCCAAGACCAAGCGCGCCCAGGGCCGTCCGGCCAACCGCACCGGCGGTCCGCGCGGCAAGTCCACCTCCGAGATGGTCGTCGGCCGCAACCCGGTCGTCGAGGCGCTGCGCGGCGGCGTGCCCGCCACGACGCTGTACGTGCAGCAGTTCATCGACAACGACGAGCGGGTGCGCGAGGCCCTGCAGGTCGCCGGTGAGCGCGGCGGGATCCACCTCATGGAGGCCCCGCGCCCCGAGCTCGACCGCATGACCAACGGGCTCAACCACCAGGGCCTCGTCCTCCAGGTCCCGCCGTACGAGTACGCGTTCCCGGAGGACCTCTCCGGCGCCGCGTACGACGCGGGCGTGGACCCGCTGATCGTCGCGCTCGACGGCGTCACCGACCCGCGCAACCTCGGCGCCGTCGTCCGCTCCGTCTCCGCCTTCGGCGGCCACGGCGTCGTCGTGCCCGAGCGGCGCGCGGCCGGGATGACGGCGGGTGCGTGGAAGACGTCCGCCGGTACCGCGGCGCGCACGCCGGTCGCCCGCGCCACCAACCTGACCCGCACCCTGGAGCAGTACAAGAAGGCGGGCATCGCCGTGGTCGGCCTCGCCGCCGACGGTGAGCACACCGTGGGTGACCTGGAGGCCCTCGGCGGCCCCGTCGTCATCGTCGTCGGCAGCGAGGGCAAGGGCCTGTCCCGCCTCGTCGGTGAGACCTGCGACTACCGCGTCCGCATCCCGATGCCGGGCGGCGCCGAGTCGCTGAACGCCGGCGTCGCCGCGGGCGTCGTCCTGTACGAGGCGGCCCGCCGCCGCGCCTGACCCGCACCCGGCTGTCCGGGCCCCGAGATCCTTGACGGGGCCCGGACATTTCGGTGGGGTTGAGGCAGTGTCCTAAACACACATCACTCGGTTAGATGAGTGTGGACACCAGAACGCCCCGCACACCCTCGGGTGACCGCACGTCGGGATTCGACGACGGTCCCGCGCTGAGCATGGTGAAGGTTCCGTGCGATCCGGCGCAGGTCATCGTCAACCACGCGAGTTTCCGCGTGCAGCTCCCCACGGCGCAGCAGTCGCAACTCCCGCGCATCTCACGGCACTTGAGCGCCACGGGCGTGGCCGGAGCCGACGCGGCGACCACCCGCATCCCCGTCATCACCGCCGCAGGTACGCCCGGCGCCCGGCGCCGCCGCCCCGTCGTCAGAGCCGGCGGAGGCCTCGACACCAGCGGACTCCTGCAGGGCGCGCGCCGCTCCGGCGAACCGGACGAAGGCACCGCCACGCAGGTCATCCCGCGCGTCGACGAGCGCGACTTCGCCGACGACCTCGGCCTCTACCGCGACTCGCCCACCGACGAAGCCACCCAGGAGACGCCCACCGTCGGCCCCTGGCAGGGCGGCGCGGACACGCCCACGCGGATCCTGCCGCGCATGCGCCAGTCCGGCAGCGCCTTCGAGGAGACCGGCGAGCTCGAGCAAATCCCGTACGGGGACGACGAGTTCGACGAGCGGACCGGTTCGCCGGACGGCGGCAGGGACGGCGGTTCCGAAAGCGAGAGCACGGCCGCCCGCCGCTACGGACCCGTCCGGCACGCCTACTATCCCGGCCGCCGGATGAACCTCGGCGTCGTGCTGCTCCCGCTGCGCGTCTTCCTCGGCTTCATCTCCATCTACGCCGGCATGGGCAAGCTCTGCGACCCCGTCTACTTCGACGGCGGCGAGCGCGGCTCGATGGTCAAGTGGCTGAACTCGCTGCACCCCTGGGCCCTCGCCGAACCGCTCCGCGACTGGGCGCTCCAGCACCCCGTCGGCGCGGGCCTCGTGATCGCCTTCCTCCAGGTCATCGTCGGCGTGCTCACGGTCCTCGGCCTGTGGCAGCGGCTCGCCGCCGGCGTCGGTGCGCTGCTCTCCGCGGCGCTGCTTGTCACCGTCAGCTGGAAGACCCTCCCCGCCTACGACGCGCCCGACATCATCTACCTCGCCGCCTGGTCCCCGCTGATCATCGCCGGGGCCCCCGTCTACTCCATCGACGGCAAGCTCGCGGGCGGCGCCTGGCGGCGGCTCGGACCGCGCGCCGCGCTGTGGGACCTGCGCGGCTACGTCCTGCGCCGCGGCACCGTCGTCGCGACCCTCGTCATCGGTGCCACGCTGCTCATCGGCTCGGTGCTCGGCGGCGCCGTCCGCGACGCCGACCGGGTCACCGCCCCGGGCCCCGGCGACGCGCCCCGCAACGAGGTGCCCGGCTCCCCGCTCCCCTCCGAGCCCGGCACCAGCGCCTCGCAGCGCCAGCACACCAGGAGCCCTTCGGCCTCGTCCTCCAACGCGCCGACGCAGGGCACCACGTCGAGCCCGTCCGGGTCCCCCAGCTCCGCCGGCGCGACCGCGGGCACGGGCGCCACGAGCGGCACCAGCGGCACCACGACGACGCCGACCCAGGGCACCACCGCGGGCCAGGCCCCGCCCCAGCAGTCGGCGCCGCAGCAGCAGCCGCCGTCGAGCACCGGCGGCGCGCCGACCTCGGGCGGCACGTCATCGGACGGCGGCACGTCGTCCGGCGGCCAGGACGGCAAGAAGTCGGGCCTGGTGGGCGGACTGCTCGGCGAGTAACGCGCCCTTCCTCCCCTTACGACGATGGGGCCCCGCACGTGGATCGTGCGGGGCCCCATCGACGTACGGGGAGGGAAGTCGTAGCGAGAAGAAGGGGAGAGAGCGGAACGCTCAACGCCCCTGTGCGGCAAGCTCCTTCGCGGCCTCCGTGAGGTCCTTCGCCGTGTCGATCGCCCGCCAGTACGCGCCCTGCGGGAGCTGGAAGCCGGCCAGCCGCTTGGCGCGGGCCAGCCGCGGGAACGTGGCGCGCTCGTGGTCCCCGAGGTCCGGCAGCAGCGAGGCGAACTCGGCGGAGAAGACGTACACGCCCGCGTTGATCAGATACGGGGACGGCGGCGCCTCGATGAAGTCGGTGATGTGGCCGAACGCGTCCGTCTCCACGGCGCCCCACGGGATGCGCGGGCGGGCCAGCGCGAGGGTCGCGGTCGCCTCCCGCTCATGGTGGAAGTCGGCCATCTCCTGCAACGAGAACCGCGTCCAGATGTCGCCGTTCGTGGCGTACCAGGGGCGGTCGGCGTGCGGCAGATGCGCGGCCGCGAACTTCAGGCCGCCGCCGCGGCCGAGCGGCTCCTTCTCGACGACCGTGGTGACCCGCAGCGGCAACTCCGCCTGGTCGAGCCACTCCTGGAGCACCTCGGCGAGATGGCCGCAGGAGACGACGGCGTCGGTGACGCCCTCCTCGGCGAGCCAGGTCAGCTGATGGCCGATGATCGGCGTGCCCGTGCCGGGGATCTCCACCATCGGCTTGGGCCGGTCGTCGGTGTACGGGCGCAGCCGCGAGCCCTGGCCGCCCGCCAGGACCACGGCCTGGGTGGGGCGGTGGGGGTGCAGAAGCGGGCCGTGCGCGGACGGTTCAGCGGTCGTCATGACCGGAACTGTACGTGCGCACGACCCGCGGGGACGCCAGCGGCTCGACGGTCGAGCGCGGCTCGGGGACCGGTTCGCGGCTCGGGGCCGGTCCGGCGCTCAGGCCCGGAAGCCGGCCACACCCGAGGCGAACGAGGTATCACAGACAGGGCGGGCGAAGGCCTGCGCGCGCGCAGGACCGTAGGTCTCCACGGCGGCACGGCCGAGGGCCTTGGCGATCGCCATGCAGTGCCGGGCGAGCGACGGGCGGCGGTCGATCTCCTGCTGGAGGTGAGTGAGTGCAACGCCGGGGTTCTCCTCCTGGAGTTCGAGGAGGAGGCGGTCGCGCAGCACGTCCTGGGGGGCGCGCGACTTGGCGCGCTTGGAGACGTCCTGTGAGGAGGCCGTGAGAACCGATTCCGAGGAATTCCCGGACCAGTTGACTCGGGTGACCGCGAGCGTCCCGGAGAGAACCAGCATCACCGGCAGGACGAAGGCGAGCGTACGGGCGGCGCGGCGGGCGGGGCCCTGGCCCCGGGCACGGCGCGACTTCTGGGTGTAGTTGGCAGAGTGCGTCACGCGAATGAGCGTAGCGCTCGGTGATGATTTGGCGACATTTGGTCACTCTGATGAGGGACGAGCAAAGAGGTTTTGTTGCATACGTGTTGACGTTGCTGGGCCAAATGCCCGAGTTGCCGGGGTATTTGTCGACAATGGCGAGTGAATGCGCGAGGGCCCCGCACCGAAGTGCGGGGCCCTCGCGGCCGATTGTGCGGCCGTCCGTCAGTCGGCCGTCCGTCAGTCGGAGAGGCGCTCGCCCGTGGAGGACGAGAACACGTGGGTCTCACCGGCGCGCGGCACGACGTGCAGCTGGGCGCCCTTCTCCGGCACCTGGCGGCCGTTCACGCGGACGACGAGGTCCTTGTGCTCGCCGCCGACCTCGGCAGCGCCGTAGACGTAGCCGTCGGCGCCGAGCTCCTCGACCACGTTCACGGAGACGGCGAGGCCGGCCGGGGCGTCCGAGACGTCCTTGGCGAGGGACTTGGCGGCCTCGCTGTTCGTCTCGATGATGTCGAAGTGCTCGGGGCGGACGCCGACGTGGACCGTGCGGTCGCCCTTGTCGGAGGCGGCCTTCAGGGCCTCGCGGTCGATCGGGACGACCGAGTTGCCGAACTTCACGCCGCCGTCGGTGATCGGGACCTCGACCAGGTTCATGGCCGGGGAGCCGATGAAGCCGGCGACGAAGAGGTTGGCCGGGCGGTCGTACATGTTGCGCGGGGTGTCGACCTGCTGCAGCAGACCGTCCTTGAGGACCGCCACACGGTCGCCCATCGTCATGGCCTCGACCTGGTCGTGGGTGACGTAGACGGTGGTGATGCCGAGACGGCGCTGGAGCGACGCGATCTGCGTACGCGTGGACACACGGAGCTTGGCGTCGAGGTTCGACAGCGGCTCGTCCATGAGGAACACCTGCGGCTCACGCACGATGGCGCGACCCATGGCGACACGCTGACGCTGACCACCGGAGAGGGCCTTCGGCTTGCGGTCCAGGTACTCGGTGAGGTCGAGGATCTTCGCGGCCTCTTCGACCTTCGTGCGGATCTCCGCCTTGTTCACGCCGGCGATCTTGAGCGCGAAGCCCATGTTGTCGGCGACGGACATGTGCGGGTACAGCGCGTAGTTCTGGAACACCATGGCGATGTCCCGGTCCTTCGGCGGCAGGTGCGTGACCTCGCGGTCACCGATGCGGATCGCACCGCCGTTGACGTCCTCGAGACCCGCGAGCATGCGCAGGGAGGTCGACTTTCCGCAGCCGGACGGGCCGACGAGGACGAGGAACTCGCCGTCCTCGATCTCGATGTCCAGGCCGTCGACCGCGGGCTTGGTGGAACCCGGGTAGACGCGGGTCGCCTTGTCGAACGTGACAGAAGCCATGGCTGTGAAGCCCCCTTCACCGGCAGGAACGTGCCGGACGATCCGTTGTAAAGAAGGTGAGCCGCCATGGCGGTGCCACGGCGGTGTAGCACTGGTGTAGTCCACGCGGGTGAACTGCTCGGACTGTAAGCGGCGGGCAGTGGGTTTGTCAGTACCCCGGGACACGTGACCTTCGAGGAAATTTTCGACGGGTGCACGGCCGGTGTTGGTTACACTGCTCGGGCTGCCTCCTTAGCTCAGATGGCCAGAGCAACGCACTTGTAATGCGTAGGTCGTCGGTTCGAATCCGACAGGGGGCTCCATCGAACCCCAGGTACGGACCCTTCCGGCCTGGGGTTTTGTCTTTCAGTGGGTACGGCGCGGGCGGGGGCGCCCGGCTTGGGTGTGGGGCGCCTGTTGTGCCCGGTTTCTTTCGTTCCGGAGCGATGCTGGTTAGATTCGCTCGTTCACAGAACATCCATCGCGCGATCTCACCTTCATCACGCCAGGGGGGCTTGGCTCAATGCAAGGCACGATTGATGGCTTAAGTTATGGAATGGTCACGCCGATCGCGGCGTACTTGACGGCTTGTCTCGGCAGCGCGCTCGGGCTGCGTTGCACGGTGCGTTCGCTCGCGCTCGACCGGTCGCGCAAGCCCGGCTGGCTCGCTCTCGGGGCGGTGTCCATCGGGTGCGGGATCTGGTCCATGCACTTCATCGCCATGCTCGGTTTCCAGGTCAGCGGGGCCGCCATCTCGTACGACACCATGCTGACGTTCCTCAGCCTGCTGGCGGCCGTCCTCGTGGTCGGCGTGGGTGTCTTCACCGTCGGCTATCTCGGGACGCGTCCGGGGCCGCTGCTCACCGCCGGTGTGTTCACCGGGTTCGGGGTCGCCGGCATGCACTACTTGGGCATGGCCGCCATGCGCATGAACGGCTCGCTCTCCTACGACCCCGGCGTGGTGGCGCTCTCCGTGGTGATCGCCGTCGTCGCGGCGACCGCCGCGCTGTGGGCCGCCATCACGATCCAGGGGTTTCTCGCCAGTCTCGGGGCGAGTGTGGTCATGGGTATCGCGGTGACCGGGATGCACTACACCGGGATGGCCGCGGTCGACGTGCACCTCACCCATGGTGTGGATGCCGTCGGTTCCACGGCCATCGGCGTGCTGGCCCTGCTCATCGGGCCGCTCGTCGTGCTCGTCCTCGCCGCGGTCATCGTCATGTTCGACCCGATGCTGATCATGGGTGACGACGAGCCGGAACGCCGTCCTGCCCGGCGGATCGCAGGCGCGCCCTGAGGGAGTAACTCCCGCGTCCAGCCGTCCGGTTGGGCGGCTGGACACGGGAGTCGCCGGCTCGCGTCAGCCTCGTCCCGCCACCTTGTCCGCCCACTTCGCCAGGCGGGAGGAGTCCGCGGTGTGGGTGGTCAGTTCGCGGCGGTCCGCCGCGTAGTACGTGGCGTACATGCCGTGGACGCCGAGCCAGCGGAAGGGTTCCGGTTCCCACTTGCGGACCTTGTGGTTGGCCCAGGGGAGCGTGGTGAGGTCGGTGGGTCCTGACTGGCCGGAGTCCTGTTGGACCAGATCCCGGAGGGTGCGGGCCGCGAGGTTGGTCGTGGCGACGCCGGAACCTACGTAGCCGCCCGCCCAGCCGAGGCCCGTCGAGCGGTCGAGGGTGACGGTGGCGCACCAGTCGCGGGGGACGCCGAGGACGCCGGACCAGGCGTGGTCGACCCGGACGCCGGCGAGCTGGGGGAAGAAGCGGGTCAGGATCTCGTACAGCGCCTCGATGGTCTTGGGCTGCGTGCGGCCGTCGTTGTCCGTGCGGGAGGCGTAGCGGTAGGGGACGCCGCGGCCGCCGAGGGCGATGCGGTCGTCCGCCGTGCGCTGGGCGTACATGTAGGCGTGGGCCATGTCGCCGAGGGTTTCGCGGCCCTCCCAGCCGATGGATTCCCACTGCGACGCCGACAACGGCTCCGTGGCGATCATGGAGGAGTTCATGGGGAGCCAGGTGCGGCGCTGGCCCTTGAGGGAGGCGGTGAAGCCCTCCGTGCAGCGCAGGATGTAGGGCGCGCGGACGGTGCCGTAGGGCGTGATGGCGTGCTTGGGCTTGATCTCCGTGACGGGGGTCGACTCGTGGATCGTGACGCCGAGGGCTTCGACGGCTTTCGCCAGGCCCTTGAGGAGTTTCACCGGGTGCAGGCGGGCGCCGTGCGGGGTCCAGGTCGAGCCGACGGCGCCGGCGACGCGGATGCGGTCGGCGGTCTCGCGGGCGCCGTGCAGGGTGCGGTCCTTCTCACCGTAGGTGAGTTCCGTTTCGTGGAAGGACTTGAGGCGCGTCAACTGGGCGGGGGTGTAGGCGACTTCGAGTACGCCGCCGTGGTGGATGTCCGCGTCGATGGACTCGGCGCGGGCCACGTCGATGACCTCGGTGACGGTCTCGTTCATGGCCTGCTGGAGGCGGACCGCTCCGTCGTGGCCGTGCAGTTTGGCGTAGCGGTCGCGGCCCGCGATGCCGTTGTAGAGCCAGCCGCCGTTGCGGCCGGAGGCTCCGTAGCCGCAGAACTTCTGTTCAAGGACCGTGATCCGCAGGAACGGGGCGGCCTTCTTCAGGTAGTACGCCGTCCACAGGCCCGTGTAGCCGCCGCCGACGATGACGACGTCGGCGCTCGCGTCGCCGGGCAGGGGATCGCGGGTGAGCGGAATGCCGTCGTCCGCGTACCAGAACGATATGCCGCCGTTGATGGTGCCGGTGGTGTCGCGAGGGCCACCGGGGCCGCTGATGCCGTTGCTCATGGCGCGGGACGTTACTGGGCGGCGGCGGAATGCGGGAGGGGTGAGGTGATGGTTTCGTGGCATATGTCGCCTCTGGGGTGATCGCTGGACGAGCGCACGGTGAGTGGGAGCCGGATCGTGGACGTAGGAGCGAGGGTTTCGGCGCGGCCCTGGGTCGCGGCGGTGGCGGTCGTCGTGCTCGGGGTGGCGGTCACGGCCTGTGGTGGTGACGAGGGCGACGGTGGCGGGGCCTCGGCCTCCGTGTCGGCCTCGGCGACCCCCTCCGTGAAGGCTGCCGAGAACGCCGATGACCTGGCGGAGCTGGACGCGCGCATGGACGGCGACGACGTGATCGTCGTGGGCGACGCGAAGGCCCCGCACACGGTCAAGGTGTACGAGGACCCGCGCTGCCCGTACTGCAAGAAGTTCGAGCAGGGCGGCGCCGAGGCGCTGACCGGCCCGGTGGCCGACGGGGACGTGAAGGTCGAGTACGTCATCGCCTCGTTCCTCGACGAGAACCTGAACGGCCACGGCTCGGTGAAGGCCGCCAACGCGCTGCGCGCCTCCGTGGAGGCCGGGAAGTTCCCCGTGTACCACTCGGCCGTCTTCGCGAACCAGCCCGCCGACGAGACCACGGACGCGTACACGGACGACTTCCTGCTGAAGATTGCCGACACGGTCGACGGGCTGCGCTCCTCCGCGTTCGACGGAGCCGTGCGGGACATGAAGTACCGGGACTTCGTGGACGCGGCGATGAAGAAGTTCCGCGCCGACGGGATCGAGGGCACGCCGACGGTCTACGTGGACGGCGACAAGGTGACCCCGGAGAAGGCGATGTACGACGAGGACGCCTTCGAGGAGATCCTCAAGGACGCTGGTGTTCCCGGTAATTGACGGGCCTTGAGGGCGGTGCAGGACTTAGGGTCGCGGGCGTGATCGACGTACCGGTGGGCCTTGTTGAGTCGCAGCACGCGTACGCGGGTGAGGCGGGCCGCGCGTTCGTCGCGGCGCTGCCCGCGCGCGTGGACGAGTTTTTGGAGCGCTGGGAGCTGACGGTCGACGGGCCGCTGATGCACGGGATGGCCGCGCTCGTCGTGCCCGTGGTGGGCGGCGGGCGGCCGGCCGCCCTCAAGTTCCAGGTGCTCGACGAGGAGACCGAGGGCGAGCCCGTCGCGCTGCGGGCGTGGGACGGCGACGGCGCCGTGCGGCTCCTCGCGTACGACGACGGAACGGGCACGATGCTGCTCGAACGGCTCGACTCCGCGCGGATGTTGAGCGACGTGGAGGACTCGCGCAAGGCCGTCACGGTGATCGCCGAGCTGCTCGCGCGGCTGACGGCGGGGCCCGCACCGGAGGGCATACGGCGGCTCTCCGACATCGCCGCGCGGATGCTCGCGGACGCCCCGGACGCGCTGCGCCGGGTGGCCGACCCGGCCGAGCGCGCGCTGCTCGCCGACTGCGCGGCCGCGGTGCGGGAGGTCGTGGACGAGTCCGGGGACCGGCTGCTGCACTGGGACCTGCACTTCGACAACGTGCTGGCCGCCGAGCGCGAACCGTGGCTGGCGATCGACCCGAAGCCGCTGGCCGGCGACCCCGGCTTCGACCTGTGGCCCGCGCTGAACAACCGCTACGAGCCGCAGGAGACGGTGTGGCGGTTCGACGCGATGAGCGGGGTCCTCGGGCTCGACCGGGCGCGGGCGCGGGCGTGGACGCTGGGCCGGGTGTTGCAGAACGCGTTGTGGGACATCGAGGACGGGCGGGAGCTGGGGGCAGTTGACCTGGAGATCGCGCGGCGGCTGCGTACGGGGCTCAGCG
Protein-coding sequences here:
- the rlmB gene encoding 23S rRNA (guanosine(2251)-2'-O)-methyltransferase RlmB, coding for MAANSNRRMSGKKGAQVGSGGNRRRGLEGKGPTPPAEMRKGHAKQRAANAKTKRAQGRPANRTGGPRGKSTSEMVVGRNPVVEALRGGVPATTLYVQQFIDNDERVREALQVAGERGGIHLMEAPRPELDRMTNGLNHQGLVLQVPPYEYAFPEDLSGAAYDAGVDPLIVALDGVTDPRNLGAVVRSVSAFGGHGVVVPERRAAGMTAGAWKTSAGTAARTPVARATNLTRTLEQYKKAGIAVVGLAADGEHTVGDLEALGGPVVIVVGSEGKGLSRLVGETCDYRVRIPMPGGAESLNAGVAAGVVLYEAARRRA
- a CDS encoding DoxX family protein; this translates as MDTRTPRTPSGDRTSGFDDGPALSMVKVPCDPAQVIVNHASFRVQLPTAQQSQLPRISRHLSATGVAGADAATTRIPVITAAGTPGARRRRPVVRAGGGLDTSGLLQGARRSGEPDEGTATQVIPRVDERDFADDLGLYRDSPTDEATQETPTVGPWQGGADTPTRILPRMRQSGSAFEETGELEQIPYGDDEFDERTGSPDGGRDGGSESESTAARRYGPVRHAYYPGRRMNLGVVLLPLRVFLGFISIYAGMGKLCDPVYFDGGERGSMVKWLNSLHPWALAEPLRDWALQHPVGAGLVIAFLQVIVGVLTVLGLWQRLAAGVGALLSAALLVTVSWKTLPAYDAPDIIYLAAWSPLIIAGAPVYSIDGKLAGGAWRRLGPRAALWDLRGYVLRRGTVVATLVIGATLLIGSVLGGAVRDADRVTAPGPGDAPRNEVPGSPLPSEPGTSASQRQHTRSPSASSSNAPTQGTTSSPSGSPSSAGATAGTGATSGTSGTTTTPTQGTTAGQAPPQQSAPQQQPPSSTGGAPTSGGTSSDGGTSSGGQDGKKSGLVGGLLGE
- a CDS encoding nucleotidyltransferase family protein, with amino-acid sequence MTTAEPSAHGPLLHPHRPTQAVVLAGGQGSRLRPYTDDRPKPMVEIPGTGTPIIGHQLTWLAEEGVTDAVVSCGHLAEVLQEWLDQAELPLRVTTVVEKEPLGRGGGLKFAAAHLPHADRPWYATNGDIWTRFSLQEMADFHHEREATATLALARPRIPWGAVETDAFGHITDFIEAPPSPYLINAGVYVFSAEFASLLPDLGDHERATFPRLARAKRLAGFQLPQGAYWRAIDTAKDLTEAAKELAAQGR
- a CDS encoding ABC transporter ATP-binding protein; the encoded protein is MASVTFDKATRVYPGSTKPAVDGLDIEIEDGEFLVLVGPSGCGKSTSLRMLAGLEDVNGGAIRIGDREVTHLPPKDRDIAMVFQNYALYPHMSVADNMGFALKIAGVNKAEIRTKVEEAAKILDLTEYLDRKPKALSGGQRQRVAMGRAIVREPQVFLMDEPLSNLDAKLRVSTRTQIASLQRRLGITTVYVTHDQVEAMTMGDRVAVLKDGLLQQVDTPRNMYDRPANLFVAGFIGSPAMNLVEVPITDGGVKFGNSVVPIDREALKAASDKGDRTVHVGVRPEHFDIIETNSEAAKSLAKDVSDAPAGLAVSVNVVEELGADGYVYGAAEVGGEHKDLVVRVNGRQVPEKGAQLHVVPRAGETHVFSSSTGERLSD
- a CDS encoding MHYT domain-containing protein, with protein sequence MQGTIDGLSYGMVTPIAAYLTACLGSALGLRCTVRSLALDRSRKPGWLALGAVSIGCGIWSMHFIAMLGFQVSGAAISYDTMLTFLSLLAAVLVVGVGVFTVGYLGTRPGPLLTAGVFTGFGVAGMHYLGMAAMRMNGSLSYDPGVVALSVVIAVVAATAALWAAITIQGFLASLGASVVMGIAVTGMHYTGMAAVDVHLTHGVDAVGSTAIGVLALLIGPLVVLVLAAVIVMFDPMLIMGDDEPERRPARRIAGAP
- a CDS encoding NAD(P)/FAD-dependent oxidoreductase, whose product is MSNGISGPGGPRDTTGTINGGISFWYADDGIPLTRDPLPGDASADVVIVGGGYTGLWTAYYLKKAAPFLRITVLEQKFCGYGASGRNGGWLYNGIAGRDRYAKLHGHDGAVRLQQAMNETVTEVIDVARAESIDADIHHGGVLEVAYTPAQLTRLKSFHETELTYGEKDRTLHGARETADRIRVAGAVGSTWTPHGARLHPVKLLKGLAKAVEALGVTIHESTPVTEIKPKHAITPYGTVRAPYILRCTEGFTASLKGQRRTWLPMNSSMIATEPLSASQWESIGWEGRETLGDMAHAYMYAQRTADDRIALGGRGVPYRYASRTDNDGRTQPKTIEALYEILTRFFPQLAGVRVDHAWSGVLGVPRDWCATVTLDRSTGLGWAGGYVGSGVATTNLAARTLRDLVQQDSGQSGPTDLTTLPWANHKVRKWEPEPFRWLGVHGMYATYYAADRRELTTHTADSSRLAKWADKVAGRG
- a CDS encoding DsbA family protein gives rise to the protein MDVGARVSARPWVAAVAVVVLGVAVTACGGDEGDGGGASASVSASATPSVKAAENADDLAELDARMDGDDVIVVGDAKAPHTVKVYEDPRCPYCKKFEQGGAEALTGPVADGDVKVEYVIASFLDENLNGHGSVKAANALRASVEAGKFPVYHSAVFANQPADETTDAYTDDFLLKIADTVDGLRSSAFDGAVRDMKYRDFVDAAMKKFRADGIEGTPTVYVDGDKVTPEKAMYDEDAFEEILKDAGVPGN
- a CDS encoding aminoglycoside phosphotransferase family protein, with amino-acid sequence MIDVPVGLVESQHAYAGEAGRAFVAALPARVDEFLERWELTVDGPLMHGMAALVVPVVGGGRPAALKFQVLDEETEGEPVALRAWDGDGAVRLLAYDDGTGTMLLERLDSARMLSDVEDSRKAVTVIAELLARLTAGPAPEGIRRLSDIAARMLADAPDALRRVADPAERALLADCAAAVREVVDESGDRLLHWDLHFDNVLAAEREPWLAIDPKPLAGDPGFDLWPALNNRYEPQETVWRFDAMSGVLGLDRARARAWTLGRVLQNALWDIEDGRELGAVDLEIARRLRTGLSG